Proteins from a single region of Microbacterium sp. zg-Y818:
- a CDS encoding cupin domain-containing protein, whose amino-acid sequence MMEFYRFDAGSGEKVSHFDSDFVLSRIVRTDSAVNIGCMHLGANGVVGYHQTAAPQLLLVVSGQGAVRSGEESVRIGPGDAVFWTRGEWHETTSEQGLTALVIESAELDPARYMPSRSMS is encoded by the coding sequence ATGATGGAGTTCTACCGGTTCGATGCTGGCAGCGGCGAGAAGGTCTCGCACTTCGACTCGGACTTCGTTCTCTCCCGCATCGTCCGCACCGACAGCGCCGTGAACATCGGCTGCATGCATTTGGGCGCGAACGGCGTTGTCGGATATCACCAGACGGCGGCGCCTCAGCTGCTGCTCGTCGTCAGCGGGCAGGGCGCCGTCCGAAGCGGAGAGGAATCCGTCCGCATCGGCCCAGGGGATGCCGTCTTCTGGACGAGGGGCGAGTGGCACGAGACGACATCCGAACAGGGATTGACCGCGCTTGTCATCGAGAGCGCGGAGCTCGACCCCGCCCGCTACATGCCTTCGAGGTCGATGTCGTGA
- a CDS encoding small multidrug efflux protein, which produces MNFVQELILNLQELATQVPELVKPLVVALAAAIPMVEGEVGAVIGMIGGMHPVAAAAAAVAGNFLTVLIIVLLTSQARTAVVNRSSARVGATVGASSLAGLEDEGDAAAIVPPASAKPESKGRQRVKTWLVRFGVPGASILGPLAIPTQFTSAMLVAAGTSRAWVLLWQAVAIVLWTTVTTVGFWLALTYVVGV; this is translated from the coding sequence ATGAACTTCGTGCAAGAACTCATCCTGAACCTGCAAGAGCTCGCCACCCAGGTGCCCGAGCTCGTCAAACCTCTCGTCGTCGCGCTCGCCGCCGCGATCCCGATGGTCGAGGGGGAGGTGGGGGCGGTGATCGGCATGATCGGCGGGATGCACCCGGTCGCCGCGGCAGCGGCCGCGGTTGCGGGCAACTTCCTGACCGTGCTGATCATCGTGCTGCTCACGTCGCAGGCACGCACCGCCGTCGTCAACCGCAGCAGCGCGCGGGTCGGCGCGACCGTGGGCGCTTCGTCGCTCGCTGGTCTCGAGGACGAGGGGGATGCCGCGGCCATCGTGCCGCCGGCATCCGCCAAGCCCGAATCGAAGGGGCGCCAGCGCGTCAAGACGTGGCTCGTGCGCTTCGGGGTGCCGGGTGCGAGCATTCTCGGGCCTCTCGCGATCCCGACCCAGTTCACCTCGGCCATGCTCGTCGCCGCAGGAACCTCGCGGGCGTGGGTGCTGCTCTGGCAGGCCGTCGCCATCGTGCTGTGGACGACGGTGACCACCGTCGGGTTCTGGCTCGCCCTGACCTACGTCGTGGGGGTGTGA
- a CDS encoding MerR family transcriptional regulator — protein sequence MAWSTRELADLAGTTVNTIRHYHRLGLLDEPERRYNGYKQYGVRHLVRLLRIRRLVQLGIPLSQVGPVGSGDERMPAALRALDAELAAHIERLQQARADIAEILRDDAPADAPAGFASVAAHLSEADSSILHIYSRLYDQEAMADLRRMVEVDAATGAVGDEITALPADADEATRQRLAERLAPTLAQNLIDYPWLYDPAGHASHSARVTRQTFVEAVGELYNPAQIDVLSRAGLLVQERVLTAARSDDLTLF from the coding sequence ATGGCGTGGAGCACCCGCGAGCTCGCCGACCTGGCGGGCACGACCGTCAACACGATCCGGCACTACCACCGGCTCGGCCTGCTCGACGAGCCCGAACGCCGCTACAACGGCTACAAGCAGTACGGGGTGCGGCACCTCGTGCGGCTGCTGCGCATCCGTCGGTTGGTGCAGCTCGGCATCCCCCTCTCTCAAGTGGGTCCCGTGGGCTCGGGCGACGAGAGGATGCCCGCCGCGTTGCGGGCGCTGGATGCGGAGCTCGCGGCCCACATCGAGCGCCTGCAGCAGGCACGCGCGGACATCGCCGAGATCCTGCGTGATGACGCCCCCGCCGATGCCCCCGCCGGGTTCGCGTCGGTTGCGGCGCACCTCTCCGAGGCCGACAGCTCGATCCTCCACATCTATAGCCGGCTCTACGACCAGGAGGCGATGGCGGATCTGCGCCGCATGGTCGAAGTGGATGCCGCGACCGGCGCGGTCGGCGATGAGATCACCGCCCTGCCGGCCGACGCCGACGAGGCGACCCGCCAGCGGCTCGCCGAGCGGCTCGCGCCGACCCTGGCGCAGAACCTCATCGACTATCCGTGGCTCTACGACCCCGCAGGGCATGCGTCCCACAGCGCGCGCGTGACGCGGCAGACCTTCGTCGAGGCGGTGGGGGAGCTTTACAACCCCGCGCAGATCGACGTGCTCTCCCGCGCCGGCTTGCTCGTGCAGGAGCGAGTGCTGACAGCCGCACGATCCGACGATTTGACCCTGTTCTGA
- a CDS encoding LuxR family transcriptional regulator → MTHLLGRHAEREAVEKLLTRARSGHSGALVLHGEAGIGKTALLDHARAAAAASGFRVEISVGVESESQFAFAGLHQLCASLLHHASTLPEPQQTALGVALGQQAGDPPDRFLVGLATLNLLAEVAEERPLLCLVDDAQWLDDASSQVLAFVARRVSAERFALLFAVRDAAREDAAAEPAALADLPRMRLDALCEAHARELLTSGLPAPLDERVFERIIAESYGNPLALVELPLSAAAAQLAGGYEVPSALDVPRRVEESFRRRSRSLPADTQLLLLAAAADPTGDAALLCRVSAQLGVAEDALAPAEAAGLLVVDNRVTFRHPLVRSAVYRDAPPPDVRRAHDALAAATDPDTDPDRRAWHRAQAVQGTDEDAAAELERSAGRARARGGLAASAAFMQQAATLTPEPGARARRALEAAHTKHEAGASEAASELLAMAGAGPLDALQQARLELLRARIAYHVARDGEGPVMLLKAAESLAPLHPALSRETYLDALDAAISTGDPGMGSAVRDVAEAARRAPAPPGSPRPADLLLDGLVTTFTRGHAAGVPELRQALAAFCDGVSGDPAADADIRRWGWLAARTAMTVFDEDLFFTLGAHHMRSAREAGALATLPAALLVQSVMLVLSGEFTRAAEQTEAAAATKAGLHLHARLILAAWRGHAEETAEITSMIGQAGPARGRSAEMTIAGYALAVLHNGSGDYAAAQSAAARGTESEGLKYNNLIYSELIEAASRSGQPESATEALAELTARANAAGTPWALGLAARSQALTTPGPAAEDHYREAIDHLARSRMAAHLARTHLVYGEWLRREGRRQDAREQLRTAHDMLTTMGAEAFAQRAARELRATGEHPQKRTAQPTDALTAQELHIARLVAAGATSREVGTQLFLSPRTIEAHLRNIFRKLGITSRRQLRDMPLS, encoded by the coding sequence GTGACCCACCTTCTCGGCCGACATGCCGAGCGCGAAGCAGTCGAAAAGCTCCTCACCCGGGCACGAAGCGGGCACAGCGGAGCGCTCGTGCTGCACGGTGAGGCCGGCATCGGAAAGACCGCGCTGCTTGACCACGCCCGTGCGGCCGCGGCGGCGTCGGGGTTCCGGGTGGAGATCTCGGTCGGTGTGGAGTCGGAGTCGCAGTTCGCGTTCGCCGGCCTGCACCAGTTGTGCGCGTCGCTGCTGCATCACGCGAGCACCCTGCCCGAACCGCAGCAGACCGCGCTGGGGGTGGCGTTGGGACAGCAGGCGGGCGATCCCCCCGACCGTTTTCTCGTCGGGCTCGCGACCCTCAACCTGCTGGCCGAAGTGGCCGAGGAGCGGCCGCTGCTGTGCCTCGTCGACGATGCGCAGTGGCTCGACGATGCCTCTTCGCAGGTGCTCGCGTTCGTGGCGCGACGGGTGTCAGCCGAGCGGTTCGCGCTCCTGTTCGCGGTGCGCGACGCCGCGCGGGAGGATGCCGCAGCAGAGCCGGCGGCGCTGGCCGACTTGCCGCGCATGCGCCTCGACGCTCTCTGCGAGGCGCATGCGCGGGAACTGCTGACGTCGGGGCTGCCCGCTCCGCTCGACGAGAGGGTATTCGAGCGGATCATCGCCGAGTCATACGGCAATCCGCTTGCGCTGGTCGAATTGCCACTCAGTGCGGCGGCCGCACAGCTGGCCGGCGGATACGAGGTGCCGAGCGCTCTGGATGTGCCGCGCCGCGTCGAAGAGAGCTTCCGCCGCCGATCCCGCAGCCTGCCCGCCGACACCCAGCTGCTGCTGCTCGCCGCGGCAGCGGACCCCACCGGAGACGCGGCGCTGCTGTGCCGCGTGTCGGCGCAGCTCGGCGTCGCTGAAGACGCCCTCGCACCTGCCGAGGCCGCCGGGCTGCTGGTTGTCGACAATCGGGTCACCTTCCGGCATCCGCTCGTACGCTCGGCCGTCTATCGTGATGCGCCGCCGCCCGACGTGCGTCGCGCGCACGACGCCCTGGCGGCCGCCACCGACCCCGACACCGACCCCGACCGCCGCGCCTGGCACCGCGCCCAGGCGGTGCAGGGCACCGATGAGGATGCCGCCGCCGAGCTGGAGCGGTCGGCGGGTCGCGCACGTGCCCGCGGCGGGCTGGCCGCATCGGCGGCGTTCATGCAGCAGGCGGCGACGCTTACTCCGGAGCCGGGCGCGCGGGCGCGCCGCGCGCTGGAAGCTGCGCACACCAAGCACGAGGCCGGCGCGTCCGAAGCGGCATCCGAACTGCTGGCGATGGCCGGCGCGGGGCCGCTCGACGCGCTGCAGCAGGCCCGCCTGGAGTTGCTGCGCGCTCGGATCGCCTACCATGTCGCACGCGACGGTGAGGGGCCGGTGATGCTGTTGAAGGCGGCCGAGAGCCTTGCCCCCCTGCATCCGGCGCTCTCACGCGAAACCTACCTCGACGCACTCGACGCCGCGATCAGCACCGGCGACCCCGGGATGGGCTCCGCGGTGCGGGACGTGGCTGAGGCCGCCCGCAGGGCACCCGCCCCGCCTGGGTCACCACGACCGGCGGATCTGCTGCTCGACGGGCTGGTGACCACGTTCACCCGGGGGCACGCGGCGGGCGTGCCGGAGTTGCGGCAGGCGCTGGCCGCATTCTGCGACGGCGTAAGCGGTGACCCGGCGGCCGACGCAGACATCCGCCGCTGGGGATGGCTCGCGGCGCGGACGGCGATGACGGTCTTCGACGAGGACCTCTTCTTCACGCTCGGCGCGCACCATATGCGGTCGGCCCGTGAAGCCGGCGCGCTGGCCACGCTCCCCGCGGCTCTCCTCGTCCAGTCCGTCATGCTCGTGCTCTCCGGTGAGTTCACCCGGGCGGCCGAGCAGACCGAGGCCGCAGCGGCCACCAAGGCCGGACTCCACCTCCACGCGCGCCTCATCCTGGCTGCGTGGCGCGGCCATGCCGAGGAGACCGCGGAGATCACCTCAATGATCGGCCAGGCGGGCCCCGCCCGCGGGCGCAGCGCCGAGATGACCATTGCCGGGTACGCCTTGGCGGTGTTGCACAACGGTTCGGGCGACTACGCGGCGGCACAGAGCGCCGCGGCACGCGGCACCGAATCCGAAGGCCTGAAGTACAACAACCTCATCTACTCCGAACTCATCGAGGCGGCCAGCCGTTCCGGCCAGCCCGAGAGCGCGACCGAAGCACTCGCAGAGCTCACAGCACGAGCGAACGCCGCCGGCACCCCCTGGGCCCTCGGACTGGCCGCCCGCTCGCAAGCGTTGACCACCCCTGGGCCGGCCGCCGAGGACCACTACCGCGAGGCGATCGACCACCTCGCGCGCAGCCGCATGGCGGCCCACCTGGCCCGCACGCACCTCGTCTACGGCGAGTGGCTGCGCCGCGAGGGCCGGCGTCAGGACGCCCGCGAACAGCTGCGCACCGCCCACGACATGCTGACGACCATGGGCGCCGAGGCGTTCGCCCAACGCGCGGCCCGCGAGCTGCGCGCCACCGGCGAGCATCCCCAGAAGCGCACCGCTCAGCCGACCGACGCCCTCACCGCCCAGGAGCTGCACATCGCACGGCTGGTGGCGGCGGGCGCGACGTCGCGCGAGGTCGGCACGCAGCTGTTCCTCAGCCCGCGCACGATCGAGGCGCACCTGCGCAACATCTTCCGCAAGCTCGGCATCACGTCCCGCCGGCAACTGCGCGACATGCCGCTGTCCTGA
- a CDS encoding NAD(P)H-binding protein, which translates to MSHVVFDEGSMGMKVFIIGVSGAVGGLLARELRDRGDEVSGLVRREQQRTELAARGVDARVGDLASMKPDAMASLLTGMDAVVYTAGSNAGARPDTVAIDGEGVVTALEAVSLAGVRRFALVSVLPEAGRGQNLSADEEFYYAVKKLVDVTVSMSDVDWLILRPSMLVDDPANGTVALGPAQPHDEIPREDVATTLAELLHEPGISRQILELTQGATPIAQAVRAARPRAVCSGF; encoded by the coding sequence GTGTCCCACGTCGTCTTCGACGAAGGGAGCATGGGAATGAAGGTCTTCATCATCGGGGTCAGCGGGGCCGTCGGAGGGCTGCTGGCGCGAGAGCTGCGTGACCGAGGCGACGAGGTCTCGGGTCTCGTGCGCCGCGAGCAGCAGCGAACCGAGCTGGCTGCCCGTGGCGTGGACGCGCGCGTCGGCGACCTTGCCTCCATGAAGCCCGACGCGATGGCATCCCTGCTGACGGGAATGGATGCCGTCGTCTACACCGCCGGCTCGAACGCCGGTGCCCGCCCCGATACTGTCGCGATCGACGGCGAAGGAGTGGTGACGGCCCTCGAGGCCGTGTCCCTCGCCGGAGTGCGGCGCTTCGCGCTGGTGTCGGTACTGCCCGAGGCCGGTCGCGGGCAGAATCTCAGCGCCGACGAGGAGTTCTACTACGCCGTGAAGAAGCTCGTCGACGTCACCGTCAGCATGAGCGACGTCGACTGGCTGATCCTGCGACCGTCGATGCTCGTGGATGATCCCGCGAACGGCACCGTGGCGCTCGGCCCCGCCCAGCCGCACGACGAGATCCCCCGCGAAGACGTCGCCACCACCCTCGCTGAGCTGCTGCACGAGCCCGGGATCTCCCGGCAGATCCTCGAACTCACCCAGGGCGCGACGCCGATCGCGCAGGCGGTTCGGGCCGCCCGTCCGCGCGCCGTCTGCAGCGGCTTCTGA
- a CDS encoding ATP-binding cassette domain-containing protein: protein MIEANSLTKRYGAKTAVDGIDFTVRSGVVTGFLGPNGAGKSTTMRMIMGLDRPSYGSVTVNGMPYARHRTPLRQVGALLDANAVHPGRSARNHLLAVAATHRIGSKRVDEVIALTGLDSVARKRVGGFSLGMGQRLGLAVALLGDPATLILDEPVNGLDPEGVVWVRRLARSLAAEGRTVFLSSHLMSEMAQTADHLIILGRGRIVADAPVSEILAGTEGESVQVRTPRVVGLSRLLETEGATVTPLEHDLVSVIGLTAPRIAEIAAAAGIVVYGLTPVARTLEDAYLELTRDDVEYRSTEATR from the coding sequence GTGATCGAAGCAAACTCTCTGACCAAGCGCTACGGCGCGAAGACCGCCGTCGACGGCATCGACTTCACTGTGCGTTCCGGGGTGGTGACCGGGTTTCTGGGTCCCAATGGGGCCGGAAAGTCCACCACGATGCGCATGATCATGGGCCTGGACCGCCCGTCGTACGGTTCGGTGACGGTCAACGGCATGCCGTACGCGCGGCACCGGACCCCGCTTCGTCAGGTGGGCGCACTGCTGGATGCCAACGCGGTGCATCCCGGGCGCAGCGCCCGCAACCATCTGCTCGCGGTGGCAGCAACGCATCGCATCGGGTCGAAGCGCGTGGACGAGGTGATTGCGCTCACCGGGCTCGACTCCGTCGCGCGCAAGCGCGTGGGTGGGTTCTCGCTGGGCATGGGTCAGCGGCTCGGGCTCGCCGTCGCGCTGCTGGGAGACCCGGCGACCCTCATCCTCGACGAGCCGGTGAACGGGCTCGACCCCGAAGGCGTGGTGTGGGTGCGCCGGCTCGCGCGAAGCCTCGCGGCGGAGGGGCGCACCGTCTTTCTCTCCTCTCATCTGATGAGCGAGATGGCGCAGACGGCCGATCACCTCATCATCCTCGGCCGTGGCCGCATCGTCGCCGACGCTCCCGTGAGCGAGATCCTCGCGGGCACCGAGGGCGAGTCGGTGCAGGTGCGCACGCCGCGGGTCGTCGGGCTCTCCCGCCTGCTCGAAACGGAGGGTGCGACCGTGACGCCCCTGGAACACGACCTGGTGTCGGTGATCGGACTCACCGCGCCGCGCATCGCCGAGATCGCCGCAGCCGCCGGCATCGTCGTGTACGGACTCACCCCCGTGGCCCGGACTCTCGAAGATGCCTACCTGGAGCTGACTCGAGACGACGTCGAATACCGCAGCACGGAGGCGACCCGATGA
- a CDS encoding ABC transporter permease has product MSTTATHPALSPVGHDLRFTGVVRAEWIKLRSIRSTWWAYAILVVLTVGFGAQMSASLSFQGVEAVPTQDAVQDMAVYAVMVSTDVGALIVSVLGVLIIAGEYGTGMIRSTLTTVPKRVPALLAKALVFAAVTFVVSAVTFAITAPVSAALFAADGLYVALDDPQYWLALLGGVGYLVLVGLIAFGIGALLRNTAGGIAVALGLVLAAPLVLALVIGFASPGWVENLAMLLPSTAGSILFSYPTEQSWVDLLAPESAGWLTEPWQGGLVLVAWAVVLFTAAAVLLKRRDA; this is encoded by the coding sequence ATGAGCACCACCGCCACGCACCCCGCCCTCTCCCCCGTCGGTCACGATCTGCGCTTCACCGGTGTGGTGCGCGCGGAGTGGATCAAGCTCCGCAGCATCCGCTCCACCTGGTGGGCCTACGCGATCCTGGTGGTGCTCACGGTCGGATTCGGGGCGCAGATGTCCGCGTCGCTCAGCTTCCAGGGCGTCGAAGCCGTTCCCACCCAAGACGCGGTGCAGGACATGGCGGTGTACGCCGTGATGGTCAGCACCGACGTCGGCGCACTCATCGTGAGCGTGCTCGGCGTGCTCATCATCGCCGGCGAATACGGCACCGGCATGATCCGGTCGACCCTCACTACCGTGCCGAAGCGCGTGCCTGCGCTGCTCGCCAAGGCGCTCGTCTTCGCCGCCGTGACCTTCGTCGTGAGCGCCGTTACGTTCGCGATCACGGCTCCGGTCTCGGCGGCGCTGTTCGCAGCCGACGGCCTCTATGTCGCCCTCGACGACCCGCAGTACTGGCTCGCGCTGCTCGGGGGTGTGGGCTACCTCGTGCTGGTGGGTCTCATCGCGTTCGGCATCGGAGCGCTCCTGCGCAATACCGCCGGAGGCATCGCGGTGGCCCTCGGCCTGGTGCTGGCGGCACCGCTCGTGCTGGCCCTCGTGATCGGCTTCGCGTCGCCGGGCTGGGTGGAGAACCTCGCGATGCTGCTGCCCTCGACCGCCGGCAGCATCCTCTTCAGCTACCCGACGGAGCAGAGCTGGGTGGACCTTCTCGCACCGGAATCCGCCGGCTGGCTCACCGAACCGTGGCAGGGCGGGCTCGTGCTCGTTGCCTGGGCCGTGGTGCTGTTCACCGCCGCAGCCGTGCTTCTCAAGCGCCGGGATGCCTGA
- a CDS encoding GNAT family N-acetyltransferase, which yields MTQETTTAAGETATVHLTIGERISSHIARFADGRVAGRADFIDAPEGRAERIFFHTEVDPAYGGRGIGVLLLREALADSIRQGVTVVPVCPLFARHLTKHGGEYVAEGGAYRTPRLADIDLVKRAVTGPAR from the coding sequence ATGACTCAGGAGACGACGACCGCCGCGGGCGAAACCGCGACAGTGCACCTCACTATCGGGGAACGGATCAGCAGTCACATCGCGAGGTTCGCCGACGGGCGCGTCGCCGGACGGGCGGACTTCATCGACGCGCCGGAGGGACGTGCCGAGCGGATCTTCTTCCATACCGAGGTCGATCCGGCGTACGGCGGCCGTGGCATCGGCGTGCTGCTGCTGCGCGAGGCGCTTGCCGACAGCATCCGCCAGGGCGTCACCGTGGTGCCGGTGTGCCCGCTGTTCGCCCGCCACCTCACGAAGCACGGCGGGGAGTACGTCGCCGAGGGCGGTGCCTATCGCACGCCCCGGCTGGCGGACATCGATCTCGTGAAGCGCGCGGTCACAGGTCCTGCACGCTGA
- a CDS encoding DUF6351 family protein, translating to MAGLIISLALPLPATAAVGDAALDVSVVSSRPDSVTGGDALLRISAAQGDVRVTAAGVDVTGVFAPHDDGLIGLVEQLPLGVSDVVVESGGDRASVELENHPITGPVFSGPQHPMYCTASTPPWNLGEVDENCHVAEPTVSYQYRTTDGRFLPYPADGTVPGDLVTATIDGRTVPYVVRLERGTINRAVYETAVLHQPGEPAPAPGAAPSGWNGRLAYTFGGACGVGYWQGTGTGGVLTDELLARGYAVASATFNVYAQNCNDVTSAETAMMVKEHVIEQFGPVTYTIGWGGSAGTMQQLLLSNNYPGIIDGVLGEIGYPDERTTTVTGHDCSNLLGYWASAEGAGWTDEQKLAVTGQAVMQTCVGFSWFTGVDTDPAACNALIPAEERWSTANPDGLRCTISDMVKNVYGVDEQGRALRPIPDGVGLQYGLSALQDGVISVDQFLSLNANAGGFDIDGARTASRSEASIVAITRAFETGRVNTMTGGLAFTPVIEIRPYADLTGDFHDRYRSAIIRERMLAAHGDAATHVSWTSGSSPASSGPMRAQALTQLEQWLDNIIARGGQESRERTIEARPAGLTDGCFDASGTFIAEPLDYADPAKACNQLYPYHSDPRFEAGEPLTRDVLKCELTAPVRGDYPVLTDEQWQELQNVFADGVCDWSKPSQGYAELSGTWLDFGTTQRAELGEPQLRGDAWIGRELTVDVAGDNSATLTYQWLADGFPIAGAQGATFVVTEDQRGSALTVRVGASMADRIAVTRVSAPSAAVADAPVDPTPAPTPVPTVPAPDPTDPDAGAWAIVDVGDGRVAQGGTLLVRVSGLTPGQQIGAEVQSDPLVVRNVPAAGPEGRVEFRVAIPASFPVGAHALVISAAGESDIRTPITVLRAGALGITGAEAPWGIALLSAALLCAGGLMYVLRRRRTV from the coding sequence TTGGCCGGCCTGATCATCTCGCTGGCACTTCCGTTGCCGGCGACCGCCGCGGTCGGCGATGCCGCGCTGGACGTCTCGGTCGTCTCGAGCCGGCCCGATAGCGTCACCGGTGGCGATGCGCTCCTGCGCATCAGCGCCGCACAGGGCGACGTGCGCGTAACCGCTGCGGGCGTCGACGTGACCGGTGTCTTCGCACCCCACGACGACGGGCTGATCGGCCTGGTCGAGCAGCTCCCGCTGGGGGTGAGCGATGTCGTGGTCGAATCCGGTGGTGACCGCGCGTCGGTCGAGCTGGAGAACCACCCGATCACTGGCCCGGTGTTCTCGGGCCCCCAGCATCCGATGTACTGCACCGCCTCGACGCCCCCGTGGAACCTCGGCGAGGTCGATGAGAACTGCCATGTCGCCGAGCCCACGGTGAGCTACCAGTACCGCACGACGGACGGTCGCTTCCTGCCCTATCCCGCCGACGGGACCGTCCCGGGCGACCTCGTCACCGCGACGATCGACGGACGCACCGTCCCGTATGTCGTCCGACTGGAACGAGGGACGATCAACCGGGCCGTGTACGAGACGGCCGTGCTGCACCAGCCCGGCGAGCCTGCGCCGGCGCCGGGCGCCGCGCCGTCCGGGTGGAACGGGAGACTCGCCTACACGTTCGGCGGGGCCTGCGGGGTCGGCTACTGGCAGGGCACCGGCACGGGCGGGGTGCTCACGGATGAGCTGCTGGCTCGGGGGTATGCCGTGGCATCCGCCACGTTCAACGTCTACGCGCAGAACTGCAACGACGTCACCAGCGCGGAGACGGCGATGATGGTCAAGGAGCACGTCATCGAACAGTTCGGCCCCGTCACGTACACGATCGGATGGGGCGGCTCGGCCGGCACGATGCAGCAATTGCTGCTGTCGAACAACTACCCCGGCATCATCGACGGTGTCTTGGGGGAGATCGGGTACCCGGACGAGCGCACCACCACCGTGACCGGACACGACTGCAGCAACCTGCTGGGCTACTGGGCTTCGGCCGAGGGTGCCGGCTGGACCGACGAGCAGAAGCTGGCGGTGACCGGTCAGGCCGTGATGCAGACCTGCGTCGGATTCAGCTGGTTCACCGGTGTCGACACCGATCCGGCCGCCTGCAACGCCCTCATCCCCGCGGAAGAGCGCTGGTCCACGGCGAATCCGGACGGTCTGCGGTGCACGATCTCGGACATGGTCAAGAACGTCTACGGCGTCGACGAGCAGGGGCGGGCACTCCGCCCCATCCCTGACGGTGTGGGTCTGCAGTACGGCCTGTCGGCGCTTCAGGACGGCGTCATCTCGGTCGACCAGTTCCTGAGTCTGAACGCGAACGCGGGTGGCTTCGACATCGACGGCGCCCGCACCGCATCCCGTTCCGAGGCCAGCATCGTGGCGATCACGCGCGCGTTCGAGACCGGGCGGGTCAACACCATGACCGGTGGGCTCGCCTTCACCCCCGTGATCGAGATCCGCCCTTACGCCGATCTCACCGGCGACTTCCACGACCGGTACCGGTCCGCCATCATCCGGGAGCGCATGCTGGCGGCGCACGGCGACGCGGCCACCCACGTGAGCTGGACGAGCGGCTCGAGTCCTGCCAGCTCCGGGCCGATGCGCGCGCAAGCGCTGACGCAGCTCGAGCAGTGGCTCGACAACATCATCGCGCGGGGCGGCCAGGAATCGCGGGAACGCACCATCGAGGCACGTCCGGCAGGACTGACCGACGGGTGCTTCGACGCCTCGGGTACGTTCATCGCCGAACCGCTGGACTACGCCGACCCGGCGAAGGCCTGCAACCAGCTATACCCGTACCACTCCGACCCGCGCTTCGAGGCAGGGGAGCCGCTCACGCGTGACGTGCTCAAGTGCGAGCTCACCGCTCCTGTTCGCGGCGACTACCCCGTCCTGACGGACGAGCAATGGCAGGAGCTGCAGAACGTCTTCGCAGACGGCGTGTGCGACTGGAGCAAGCCCAGCCAGGGGTATGCCGAACTGAGCGGCACCTGGCTGGACTTCGGGACCACGCAGCGCGCGGAGCTGGGCGAGCCGCAGTTGCGCGGCGACGCATGGATCGGCCGTGAACTGACGGTCGACGTGGCGGGCGACAACTCCGCCACGCTGACCTACCAGTGGCTGGCGGACGGTTTTCCCATCGCCGGCGCGCAGGGCGCCACCTTCGTCGTCACCGAGGATCAGCGCGGATCGGCGCTCACCGTGCGCGTCGGCGCGAGCATGGCCGATCGGATCGCGGTGACCCGGGTCTCGGCACCCAGTGCGGCCGTGGCGGACGCGCCCGTCGACCCGACGCCCGCACCGACGCCGGTTCCGACCGTCCCTGCCCCGGACCCGACGGATCCGGATGCCGGTGCTTGGGCAATCGTGGATGTGGGCGACGGCCGGGTCGCGCAGGGTGGCACCCTGCTCGTGCGCGTCAGCGGGCTCACCCCGGGACAGCAGATCGGCGCCGAGGTGCAGAGCGATCCGCTGGTGGTGCGGAACGTGCCTGCGGCGGGCCCGGAGGGGCGGGTCGAGTTCCGGGTGGCGATCCCGGCGTCGTTCCCAGTCGGTGCACATGCCCTCGTCATCAGCGCGGCAGGGGAGTCCGACATCCGCACGCCCATCACAGTGCTGCGCGCGGGTGCGCTCGGGATCACCGGCGCCGAGGCGCCGTGGGGCATCGCGCTCCTCAGCGCCGCGCTGCTCTGCGCGGGCGGGCTCATGTACGTCCTCCGCCGGCGCCGGACGGTGTGA